Proteins from a genomic interval of Tenacibaculum sp. SZ-18:
- a CDS encoding DMP19 family protein: MDNDSFNGLSWMTEEMKAEIRKRDKIVRDEDIENLFLLDDNSDFSIALFEILVNRHEKNPNSLNSVQQNLFLCMHLENAGQADSILSFLQEWFPKQKKQVVKSLSEIGATKSAEIIEQAIALLPENNNWFFESSDENSERLMMKFDNEFSSYPDGPKMDLYRKYAEKNRNEL, encoded by the coding sequence ATGGATAATGACTCTTTTAATGGACTTTCATGGATGACAGAAGAAATGAAAGCTGAAATTCGGAAAAGAGATAAAATTGTAAGAGATGAAGATATAGAAAACTTATTTTTATTAGATGACAATTCTGATTTTTCAATTGCGTTGTTCGAGATTCTTGTAAATAGGCACGAAAAAAATCCAAATTCTTTAAACTCAGTACAACAGAATTTATTTCTTTGTATGCACTTGGAAAATGCTGGTCAAGCAGATAGTATTTTATCTTTTTTACAAGAATGGTTTCCTAAACAGAAAAAACAAGTTGTAAAATCTCTGAGTGAAATTGGAGCAACTAAATCTGCTGAAATTATAGAGCAGGCGATTGCATTACTTCCAGAAAATAATAATTGGTTTTTTGAAAGTTCTGACGAAAATTCGGAAAGATTAATGATGAAATTTGACAATGAATTTTCAAGTTATCCAGACGGTCCAAAGATGGACTTATATCGTAAATATGCAGAAAAAAATAGAAACGAGCTATAA
- a CDS encoding DMP19 family protein, which yields MKRTITISIIIMNLLNLFSCKAQNENDPYWDFNETKHFRPELNKGEFFKLSGFDFGWFVLEPISKFVKDKEHEIERGKSLSYGQKALYYWWYLDAQVTNGGFVQFYYNGYGPYVPTIIKGLEHIGDTEMANLVKKADKIYQKNKKLMDKAQESDLFGSDLYDRLDKMSLLDDDYYEMNEKTMSLIEAYIRKKPNEICLDEDGEEFDMNFSGLCKTFYDNKTIKEEFQLRKGVINGQFKSFYENRKPKEIVQYSKGQKTGELKEYYGNGQLRKEVTRNSTNGLNELKYFFENGQQSRLEYRDQEDKKYVDYKEWYENGQLKEHSTNIGKTKRNGYRIEYWANGNKKIEVDFKEGRAFWKNYWNEDGRQTLIDGTGLCITEWNSFKSVTTYETEYKNYLKHGKSRTIREGNVSLEQEFKEGKEDGITRSYYNNGNLKEETLYRKGEVVSKKEFPIFENPVVVTSIICEMEDEWLINRELEIADSYPIILNKDVLENDFKADISVFDGYPQDHELSYSYFVEIDKDGKPVNLDFLFADNGFLTTAVESSIKKMKFNPAQKNGESINSYLIIKHKLKLGE from the coding sequence TGATTTTGGCTGGTTTGTACTTGAGCCAATATCAAAATTTGTAAAGGACAAGGAACACGAAATTGAACGTGGAAAATCTTTATCGTACGGACAGAAAGCACTTTATTATTGGTGGTATTTAGATGCTCAAGTTACAAACGGTGGATTTGTTCAATTCTACTACAATGGTTATGGGCCTTATGTTCCTACGATAATAAAAGGATTAGAACATATTGGAGATACTGAAATGGCCAACCTTGTCAAAAAAGCAGATAAAATCTATCAGAAAAATAAAAAGTTAATGGACAAAGCACAAGAAAGTGATTTGTTTGGAAGTGACCTCTATGATAGACTAGACAAAATGTCTTTGCTTGATGACGACTACTATGAAATGAATGAAAAGACAATGTCTTTAATTGAAGCTTACATTCGTAAAAAACCCAACGAAATTTGTCTAGACGAAGATGGGGAAGAATTTGATATGAATTTTTCTGGTCTTTGTAAGACCTTCTATGATAACAAAACGATCAAAGAAGAGTTTCAGCTTCGAAAAGGTGTAATAAATGGACAATTTAAATCATTTTATGAGAACAGGAAACCAAAAGAAATAGTACAATATTCTAAGGGTCAAAAAACTGGTGAACTTAAAGAGTATTATGGGAATGGACAGCTAAGGAAAGAAGTTACTCGTAACTCAACCAATGGTTTAAACGAGCTAAAATATTTCTTTGAAAATGGTCAACAATCAAGATTAGAATACCGAGACCAAGAGGATAAAAAGTATGTTGATTATAAAGAATGGTATGAAAATGGCCAATTAAAAGAACATTCAACAAATATTGGTAAAACTAAAAGGAATGGGTATCGAATTGAGTATTGGGCTAATGGTAATAAAAAAATAGAAGTTGATTTCAAAGAAGGAAGAGCCTTTTGGAAAAATTATTGGAATGAAGATGGCAGACAAACATTAATCGATGGAACTGGACTTTGTATTACTGAGTGGAATTCTTTTAAAAGTGTTACAACTTATGAAACAGAGTACAAAAATTATCTAAAACACGGAAAATCAAGAACAATTCGAGAGGGTAATGTGAGTTTAGAACAAGAATTTAAGGAAGGTAAAGAAGATGGAATAACAAGAAGCTACTATAATAACGGCAACCTAAAAGAAGAAACTTTGTATAGAAAGGGAGAGGTAGTTTCAAAAAAAGAGTTTCCAATTTTTGAGAATCCAGTGGTTGTAACTTCAATTATATGTGAAATGGAGGACGAATGGTTAATTAATCGTGAGCTTGAGATTGCTGATTCTTATCCAATCATACTTAATAAGGATGTATTGGAAAATGATTTTAAAGCTGATATTTCTGTTTTTGATGGCTACCCACAAGACCACGAGTTAAGTTATAGCTATTTTGTTGAGATAGATAAAGATGGAAAACCAGTAAATCTAGACTTCTTATTTGCTGATAATGGTTTCTTGACGACTGCAGTAGAATCAAGTATTAAGAAAATGAAATTCAATCCTGCACAAAAAAATGGAGAAAGCATTAATTCTTACTTGATTATTAAACATAAATTAAAACTTGGAGAATAA
- a CDS encoding DUF4844 domain-containing protein — MTKYIQIFILFLTLSACGQKATEMKTPINANEKFAEFVAKKKFVAQPYPNYYPGIVDEKMRPIFTEKINQIAYDFKTIAESESPTDKDYQEQIGIGLSRFRENYLELDTEDREMVCVYIEQLMDIVGLESSNGQLNKFMYGFDPMEMEKEERWTDQHGNIFIQKGNEVSIIPAKYEKTGKTYKVFIFNETKNEIQVSERLKIQPNEFKVFNMVDTDTLELNNGVKFMFGETYGLEIEDKKSQVSGLGGEFLVKYGVPDEAEWAFVIVPEGQGD, encoded by the coding sequence ATGACGAAATACATCCAAATATTCATACTTTTTTTAACCTTATCAGCTTGCGGACAAAAAGCAACTGAAATGAAAACACCTATAAATGCAAATGAAAAATTTGCAGAATTCGTTGCGAAGAAAAAATTTGTTGCTCAACCCTATCCGAATTACTATCCAGGAATCGTAGATGAAAAAATGCGACCAATTTTCACAGAGAAAATCAACCAAATTGCATATGACTTTAAAACCATTGCGGAATCTGAAAGTCCGACTGACAAAGATTATCAAGAACAGATTGGAATTGGACTTTCAAGATTTAGAGAAAACTATCTGGAATTAGATACGGAAGACCGAGAAATGGTTTGTGTTTATATCGAGCAATTAATGGATATAGTCGGACTGGAAAGCTCGAATGGACAGTTGAATAAATTTATGTATGGATTTGACCCAATGGAGATGGAAAAAGAAGAAAGATGGACAGATCAACACGGTAACATCTTTATCCAAAAAGGAAATGAAGTTTCCATAATTCCAGCTAAATACGAGAAAACTGGAAAAACATACAAAGTGTTTATTTTCAACGAGACTAAGAACGAAATTCAAGTTTCGGAAAGACTTAAAATACAACCTAACGAATTCAAAGTTTTCAATATGGTAGATACAGACACGCTCGAATTAAACAATGGTGTAAAATTTATGTTTGGAGAAACCTATGGACTTGAAATCGAGGACAAGAAATCACAAGTCAGCGGACTTGGAGGCGAATTTCTGGTAAAATATGGAGTTCCTGACGAAGCGGAATGGGCTTTTGTTATTGTTCCAGAAGGCCAAGGAGATTAA
- a CDS encoding DMP19 family protein has protein sequence MDNDSFNRLSWMTEEMKAEIRKRDKIVRDEEIENLFLLDDNSDFSIALHEILVNRHVKNPNSLNSVQQNLFLCMHLENAGQADSILSFLQEWFPKQKKQVVKSLGEIGATKSAKIIEQAIALLPENNSWFFESSDENSERLMMKFDNEFSSYPDGPKMDLYRKYAEKK, from the coding sequence ATGGATAATGACTCTTTTAATAGACTTTCATGGATGACAGAAGAAATGAAAGCTGAAATTCGGAAAAGAGATAAAATTGTAAGAGATGAAGAAATAGAAAACTTATTTTTATTAGATGACAATTCTGATTTTTCAATTGCGTTGCACGAGATTCTTGTAAATAGGCACGTTAAAAATCCAAATTCTTTAAACTCAGTACAACAGAATTTATTTCTTTGTATGCACTTGGAAAATGCTGGTCAAGCAGATAGTATCTTATCTTTTTTACAAGAATGGTTTCCTAAACAGAAAAAACAAGTTGTAAAATCTTTGGGTGAAATTGGAGCTACTAAATCTGCTAAAATTATAGAGCAGGCGATTGCATTACTTCCAGAAAATAATAGTTGGTTTTTTGAAAGTTCTGACGAAAATTCGGAAAGATTGATGATGAAATTTGACAATGAATTTTCAAGTTATCCAGACGGTCCAAAGATGGACTTATATCGTAAATATGCAGAAAAAAAATAG
- a CDS encoding STM3941 family protein: protein MMKKTLILKTKKWKTLIYLIGCLIFIIPSLYFDSEFEFIDWIGFIFFGLGVVIFGIQLLPNSNYLKLSKEGFEVKNLYKSDFTKWTDIENFKVGYLKFRYYNKKMVMIDYSESYNNYKTSRKISNYFSGSDGALPDNYGMKTEELVKVLNEWKSEMKNATQQNV, encoded by the coding sequence ATGATGAAAAAGACATTAATTTTAAAAACAAAAAAGTGGAAAACTTTAATTTACCTAATTGGTTGTCTTATATTTATTATTCCTTCTCTATATTTTGATAGTGAATTTGAATTTATAGACTGGATTGGTTTTATATTTTTTGGGTTGGGTGTAGTTATATTTGGCATACAACTTTTGCCTAACTCTAACTATTTAAAACTGAGCAAAGAAGGTTTTGAAGTTAAAAATCTTTACAAATCTGACTTCACAAAATGGACGGACATTGAAAATTTCAAAGTTGGCTATTTAAAATTCAGATACTACAACAAAAAAATGGTTATGATTGACTATTCTGAAAGTTACAATAATTACAAAACCAGCAGGAAAATTTCTAATTATTTTTCTGGATCTGACGGAGCTCTACCTGATAATTACGGAATGAAAACTGAAGAATTGGTTAAAGTTCTTAATGAATGGAAATCTGAAATGAAAAACGCTACACAACAAAATGTATAG
- a CDS encoding transposase: MYKNDKVIRRYSEPFKLKILDELTTGKLNKYQLGKAYGIAPTTINEWIKKYNRKDLMNTRITVKTKDEITRIKQLQKEIEQLKKLLLKKDLDAMIQDSYLEVAAEDLGYKSVAELKKKLNIER; this comes from the coding sequence ATGTATAAAAACGACAAAGTCATCAGACGTTATTCAGAACCTTTTAAATTGAAAATTTTAGACGAACTTACAACCGGAAAATTAAACAAGTATCAATTAGGTAAGGCATATGGTATTGCTCCAACTACCATTAATGAATGGATTAAAAAGTATAACCGTAAAGACCTTATGAACACAAGAATAACCGTGAAAACTAAGGATGAAATAACCAGAATTAAACAGCTTCAAAAAGAGATTGAACAACTAAAAAAACTCTTGTTAAAAAAAGACTTGGATGCTATGATTCAAGATTCATACCTTGAAGTTGCTGCAGAAGACCTTGGTTATAAATCTGTAGCAGAACTAAAAAAAAAGCTAAATATAGAGCGTTAA
- a CDS encoding DUF6891 domain-containing protein, producing the protein MNQEIKDEAIEQLEKDILFGFENADDLLETISEMFYDEENFDEDWLKQEIQERLHKHKSESLNWEKPTDFDKLVKTFDELNKEKIVSLHKAGYTRQDGEEDCAEIIDELNSIGVKAKGYCFYHTQDLERAIGTEKNLFLAYDSYNREDELAKEVAYKIIEVLDKNGFKTKWNGSLKTRIEISDIDWKKTVDNIDYNYKRVFEIMEKYNT; encoded by the coding sequence ATGAATCAAGAAATTAAAGACGAAGCAATTGAGCAATTAGAAAAAGATATTCTATTTGGATTTGAAAATGCGGATGACCTTCTTGAGACTATTTCAGAAATGTTTTATGATGAGGAAAATTTCGATGAAGATTGGTTAAAACAGGAAATTCAAGAAAGATTACATAAACACAAATCAGAAAGCTTGAATTGGGAAAAACCAACTGACTTTGACAAATTAGTTAAAACCTTTGACGAACTGAATAAAGAAAAAATTGTTTCACTACACAAAGCAGGATATACACGACAAGATGGAGAAGAAGATTGTGCTGAAATAATCGATGAACTGAATTCCATTGGAGTTAAAGCAAAAGGTTACTGTTTTTACCATACGCAAGATTTGGAAAGAGCCATCGGAACTGAAAAAAACTTATTTCTAGCTTATGACAGCTATAATCGAGAAGATGAACTTGCCAAAGAAGTTGCTTACAAAATAATTGAGGTTTTAGATAAAAACGGATTCAAAACAAAATGGAATGGCTCATTAAAAACTCGGATTGAAATTTCTGATATCGATTGGAAAAAGACTGTTGATAATATTGATTACAACTATAAAAGAGTTTTTGAAATAATGGAAAAATATAATACATAA
- a CDS encoding transposase: MYKNDKVIRRYSEPFKLKILDELTTGKLNKYQLGKAYGIAPTTINEWIKKYNRKDLMNTRITVKTKDEITRIKQLQKEIEQLKKLLLKKDLDAMIQDSYLEVAAEDLGYKSVAELKKKLNIER; this comes from the coding sequence ATGTATAAAAACGACAAAGTCATCAGACGCTATTCAGAACCTTTTAAATTGAAAATTTTAGACGAACTTACAACCGGAAAATTAAACAAGTATCAATTAGGTAAGGCATATGGTATTGCTCCAACTACCATTAATGAATGGATTAAAAAGTATAACCGTAAAGACCTTATGAATACCAGAATAACCGTGAAAACTAAGGATGAAATAACCAGAATTAAACAGCTTCAAAAAGAGATTGAACAACTAAAAAAACTCTTGTTAAAAAAAGACTTGGATGCTATGATTCAAGATTCATACCTAGAAGTTGCTGCAGAAGACCTTGGTTATAAATCTGTAGCAGAACTAAAAAAAAAGCTAAATATAGAGCGTTAA
- a CDS encoding retropepsin-like aspartic protease → MKNIIILIKSFISLTLYAQAKPTESIPFKVEKNQIYIYAKVNKTDSLRFLFDTGANGSVINQESTRKVKLKIDGKSINTGSNGTNEVEESSNNEMILGTIHKKDILFTIIPFESDEFDGIIGTDIMREHIIEIDYHKQIINFYEKNDKNIDYNGYTKLKMSSDIYPTYIKSTLLIKGKKYKGLFGLDTGADDVLTLTSRFSRNNNFANKMRRIGSAGFIGSDGLEYEMPIFLCPEIEFVKKYFYNIPTALSNATEGIDASDKLAGFYGNAFLKKFNIILNYNSNFIYLKLNKNLYTDFYEE, encoded by the coding sequence ATGAAAAACATAATAATACTTATAAAATCCTTTATCTCACTAACTCTTTATGCTCAAGCCAAACCAACTGAATCCATCCCTTTTAAAGTCGAAAAGAATCAAATTTATATTTATGCGAAAGTAAATAAGACAGATAGCTTAAGATTTCTTTTTGATACAGGCGCAAATGGAAGTGTTATAAATCAAGAATCAACACGAAAAGTGAAACTTAAAATTGATGGTAAATCAATTAATACAGGTTCGAATGGAACAAATGAAGTTGAGGAAAGTTCTAATAACGAAATGATACTGGGAACAATTCATAAAAAAGATATTCTTTTTACAATTATACCTTTTGAAAGTGACGAATTTGATGGCATTATTGGTACCGATATAATGAGAGAACATATAATTGAAATTGATTATCACAAACAAATTATCAATTTTTATGAAAAGAATGATAAAAACATTGATTATAATGGGTATACAAAATTAAAAATGTCCTCTGACATTTATCCCACTTATATAAAAAGCACCTTGTTAATTAAAGGAAAAAAATACAAAGGTCTTTTTGGACTTGATACTGGTGCTGATGATGTTTTGACATTAACTTCTCGTTTTTCTAGAAATAACAATTTTGCAAATAAAATGAGGAGAATAGGTTCAGCAGGATTTATAGGTTCTGACGGATTAGAATACGAAATGCCAATTTTTTTATGTCCTGAAATTGAATTTGTAAAAAAATACTTCTACAACATTCCTACAGCTCTTTCCAATGCTACTGAAGGAATTGATGCAAGTGATAAATTAGCTGGGTTTTACGGCAATGCTTTTCTGAAAAAATTTAATATTATCCTAAACTATAATAGCAATTTTATATATTTAAAACTGAACAAAAACTTATACACTGATTTTTATGAAGAATAA
- a CDS encoding FEKKY domain-containing protein: MEKLKNTYLIIFCSLIACGINAQSEKDSTELKKPIFTHTVKVDFKSDFNIEGAKKAIKKEKIRILFPGGFGGMPDFDNEKDIAFQKKYSVEFFSQGCIRMGEDENEEEYNQTIFAYLDKKYGKKWRNEIRDGAIGIK, from the coding sequence ATGGAAAAACTGAAGAACACATATTTGATAATATTTTGCAGTCTTATAGCTTGCGGAATAAATGCGCAATCGGAAAAAGATTCAACCGAATTAAAAAAACCGATTTTTACTCATACGGTAAAAGTCGATTTTAAATCTGATTTTAATATTGAAGGTGCTAAAAAAGCTATTAAAAAAGAAAAAATTCGGATTTTATTTCCAGGTGGTTTTGGTGGAATGCCTGATTTCGACAATGAAAAAGATATTGCTTTTCAAAAGAAATATTCAGTGGAATTCTTTAGCCAAGGTTGCATTAGAATGGGCGAAGATGAAAACGAAGAAGAATATAACCAAACCATTTTCGCTTATTTGGATAAAAAATATGGAAAAAAATGGCGAAATGAAATTAGAGATGGCGCAATCGGAATTAAATAA
- a CDS encoding SMI1/KNR4 family protein gives MIEIEIRNRLNKYEKLGIEKQSNGTELIGKAPHIAPLAYLHSIYKGLNNDEIGRLEQELKTEIPKDYKEFLKFSNGLHIFNTTLYLNGLRESYNRQKAIENRLPFALSTKNLFERPRNAKPEYFFIGGYDYGNGSLLYVNKNNNKVYRCGTKNVKPLNEWNSVNEMILTEIDRLIELHSANGELKENIKKTTPENNFEFDKQGLWNRLKNMF, from the coding sequence ATGATTGAAATAGAAATTAGAAATCGATTAAACAAGTACGAAAAACTAGGTATTGAAAAACAATCTAACGGAACTGAATTGATTGGAAAAGCGCCTCATATTGCACCCTTGGCTTATTTGCATTCTATTTACAAAGGATTGAATAATGATGAAATTGGTAGACTTGAACAAGAGTTAAAAACTGAAATCCCTAAAGATTATAAAGAGTTTTTAAAATTTTCAAATGGACTTCATATTTTTAACACAACACTTTATCTAAATGGTTTGAGAGAATCATATAATAGACAAAAAGCAATCGAAAATAGATTACCATTTGCTCTATCTACCAAAAACCTTTTTGAAAGACCAAGAAATGCGAAACCCGAATACTTTTTTATTGGTGGTTATGACTATGGAAACGGTTCTTTGTTGTATGTGAACAAAAACAACAATAAAGTTTATAGGTGTGGAACAAAAAATGTTAAACCTCTGAATGAATGGAATAGCGTAAATGAAATGATTTTAACAGAAATTGATAGACTAATAGAATTGCATAGTGCAAATGGAGAATTAAAAGAAAATATTAAAAAAACAACACCAGAAAACAATTTTGAATTTGACAAACAAGGTTTATGGAACAGATTGAAAAATATGTTTTAA
- a CDS encoding IS3 family transposase: protein MTTISLCFGLKRDAYYKYKARADKRLKLEQQIIQIVKQKRKSLPREGVRKLKISLKNDFDNANIKVGRDMLFNVLRKHNMLTTRKKPSYRTTNSFHRFYKYKNIIKDVLVDRPNQVWVSDITYIRTVKGFCYLALITDLYSRKIIGYDLSDSLELSGCVRALKKALYQAKNTDELIHHSDRGIQYCSNLYTQILKRKNIKISMTEDNHCYENAVAERVNGILKDEFYLDQTFDNVIHAKRAAKSAINLYNQIRLHVSLDYKTPNMVYKLTA, encoded by the coding sequence TTGACAACCATAAGTCTTTGTTTTGGACTTAAACGAGATGCGTACTATAAATACAAAGCTAGAGCCGATAAACGTTTAAAACTTGAACAACAGATTATTCAAATTGTTAAGCAAAAACGCAAATCCTTACCAAGAGAAGGTGTGCGTAAACTCAAAATATCCTTGAAAAACGATTTTGATAATGCAAATATTAAAGTAGGAAGAGACATGCTATTCAATGTGCTTAGAAAACACAATATGCTAACAACCAGAAAGAAACCTAGTTATAGAACTACCAATTCTTTTCATAGATTCTATAAATACAAAAACATTATAAAAGATGTGCTTGTTGATAGACCTAACCAGGTATGGGTAAGTGATATCACATACATCAGAACTGTAAAGGGATTTTGTTATTTAGCCCTTATAACCGACTTGTATTCTAGAAAAATAATAGGGTATGATCTCAGTGATAGCTTAGAGCTTAGCGGCTGTGTAAGAGCATTAAAAAAAGCATTATATCAAGCTAAAAATACGGATGAACTCATACATCACTCCGATAGAGGAATACAATATTGCAGTAATCTATACACACAAATTTTAAAAAGGAAGAACATTAAAATTAGCATGACAGAAGATAATCATTGTTATGAAAATGCTGTCGCTGAAAGGGTAAATGGTATATTAAAAGATGAGTTTTACTTAGATCAAACCTTTGATAATGTGATACATGCAAAAAGAGCTGCAAAAAGTGCAATCAATCTATACAACCAAATAAGATTACACGTATCTTTAGACTATAAAACACCAAATATGGTATACAAATTAACAGCCTAA
- a CDS encoding IS3 family transposase has translation MTTISLCFGLKRDAYYKYRARADKRLKLEQQIIQIVKQKRKSLPREGVRKLKISLKNDFDNANIKVGRDTLFNVLRKHNMLTTRKKPSYRTTNSFHRFYKYKNIIKDVLVDRPNQVWVSDITYIRTVKGFCYLALITDLYSRKIIGYDLSDSLELSGCVRALKKALYQAKNTDELIHHSDRGIQYCSNLYTQILKGKNIKISMTEDNHCYENAVAERVNGILKDEFYLDQTFDNVIHAKRATKNAINLYNQIRLHVSLNYKTPNMVYLKTA, from the coding sequence TTGACAACCATAAGTCTTTGTTTTGGACTTAAACGTGATGCGTACTATAAATACAGAGCTAGAGCCGATAAACGTTTAAAACTTGAACAACAGATTATTCAAATTGTTAAGCAAAAACGCAAATCCTTACCAAGAGAAGGTGTTCGTAAACTCAAAATATCCTTGAAAAACGATTTTGATAATGCAAATATTAAAGTAGGAAGAGACACACTATTCAATGTGCTTAGAAAACACAATATGCTTACAACCAGAAAGAAACCAAGTTATAGAACTACCAATTCTTTTCATAGATTCTATAAATACAAAAACATCATAAAAGATGTGCTTGTTGATAGACCTAACCAGGTATGGGTAAGTGACATCACCTACATTAGAACTGTAAAAGGATTTTGTTATTTAGCCCTTATAACCGACTTGTATTCTAGAAAAATAATAGGGTATGATCTTAGTGATAGCTTAGAGCTTAGCGGATGTGTAAGAGCATTAAAAAAAGCATTATATCAAGCTAAAAATACGGATGAACTCATACATCACTCCGATAGAGGAATACAATATTGCAGTAATCTATACACACAAATTTTAAAAGGAAAGAACATTAAAATTAGCATGACAGAAGATAATCATTGTTATGAAAATGCTGTCGCTGAAAGGGTAAATGGTATATTAAAAGATGAGTTTTACTTAGATCAAACATTTGATAATGTGATACATGCAAAAAGAGCTACAAAAAATGCAATCAATCTATACAACCAAATAAGATTACACGTATCTTTAAACTATAAAACACCAAATATGGTATATTTAAAAACAGCATAA
- a CDS encoding type I restriction enzyme HsdR N-terminal domain-containing protein, protein MNNEKWNEICFLLSENIRTDISESDFEQNVVQALRVLDWKEYTGDIEIRPSFQVGAANRITPDFVIKNSDNRKLFVIEIKQPNIPLNSRFQQQLFSYMRQLKLEYGILIGQGIQIFYDGDLAKQEDPILLETIKFTKDNEKGLKFVEIFAKENFNQESLQNFTLNGLKKLNRREEHKELTKKLLEENYQAKISELIKQDFLDEYDGELIESVLENLTVEIRAKNTLPKQSELPKRDFSKQRIVDYSNGILPIELNPSTEYEFKRRLLLTKTAYITTFYKNGTSKQKVWNANRFKETSGVLGNLRSRPEFRNGEWQKLEIEKVLVSIDK, encoded by the coding sequence ATGAACAACGAAAAATGGAATGAAATCTGCTTTTTACTATCCGAAAATATTCGGACTGATATTAGCGAAAGTGATTTTGAACAAAACGTAGTCCAAGCTTTAAGAGTTTTGGATTGGAAAGAATACACTGGAGATATTGAAATTCGACCTTCTTTTCAAGTTGGTGCAGCCAACAGAATTACACCTGATTTTGTTATAAAAAATTCCGATAATAGAAAATTGTTCGTAATTGAAATTAAACAGCCAAACATTCCACTTAATTCAAGATTTCAGCAACAGTTATTTTCATATATGCGTCAGTTAAAACTCGAATACGGAATTTTAATCGGACAAGGAATCCAAATTTTTTATGATGGAGATTTGGCAAAACAAGAAGACCCAATCCTTTTAGAAACAATAAAGTTCACAAAGGATAATGAAAAAGGATTAAAATTTGTCGAAATATTTGCAAAAGAAAATTTTAACCAAGAATCATTGCAGAATTTCACTCTTAACGGACTAAAAAAATTAAATCGCAGAGAAGAACATAAAGAACTGACAAAAAAACTACTCGAAGAAAATTATCAAGCAAAAATATCGGAACTTATAAAACAAGATTTTCTAGACGAATACGATGGAGAATTAATTGAGTCAGTTTTGGAGAATTTGACAGTTGAGATTAGAGCAAAAAATACTCTACCAAAGCAAAGTGAATTACCAAAAAGAGACTTTTCTAAACAAAGAATAGTTGATTATTCAAATGGTATTTTACCCATTGAATTAAATCCGTCAACGGAATATGAATTTAAAAGGAGACTTTTATTGACCAAAACTGCTTATATCACGACATTTTATAAAAACGGAACTTCTAAACAAAAAGTTTGGAATGCTAACAGATTTAAAGAAACTTCGGGAGTTTTAGGAAATTTAAGGTCAAGACCAGAATTTAGAAATGGAGAATGGCAAAAACTCGAAATTGAAAAAGTTTTAGTTTCGATTGACAAATAG